From the Moorena sp. SIOASIH genome, the window CTTCGTTATCAGAACAAACCTCCAGAATGGTTTTGTATAGCTTTTGCCAATGCTCTAACCAGTTATCTTCAATGGGATCAAAAATTGCTTCGAACAAATTTCGCCATAACAACTCAATAGTTTTAATAGTTTTGAGATTTTCCTCGGTAGGCTTATCCCAGCCTACATGGCGCTGACGTAATACTTTAATAGGTGGGGGATTTTCACTCATAGACAGCAATTTACTATTCAGTCTTTGAAGCTACATTCCTAGAATTCCGTGACATACTCCCACACTGACCTTACAGGTTCAGTGTGGGCTTCTTGCCAACTCCACCCAACGGTTCGGATACTCGGCAAGCTTTATTAACGACACGGGATGCCCCTCCGCGCCGGAACAATACAAAAATTCGATTTTTCCGCTAGTTAAATAGCTGACAAACCAGCATTTAAGGCCTTTGGCCACGCTTCGCGAACGGCTTTGTTTATCAGTACATATATTATAGCAATTCCATACATACTCTGTGCAAAATTCATCCCACACCTATGCTGCGAATTAGGTGTGGGATGAATTTTGCCGGACAGCTAAATGCTGTCTTAACATCACAGTCTTACCACAGGTGCGAGCCGTGGCGAATTTAATTCTTAATGGGTCAAGGGCACCTAAAATCAAAAATTCCTCCTAGCTTAGCAAAGAATAGGAGGAATACTCGATTATTTGAGAGCTTCCGTGCTTGAGGCGGAGCTAACTAACGTTGCCAGAACCCCGTTAGTTTAAAACCTAGAGCCATTGAGCCTATGACCTATAACCATTGACCTAATTTAACGGTCTACTGACCCCATAATAATGTCAATACTACCGAGAATCGCCATAATATCGGCAACTTTGACTCCCCTGAGGATATGGGGCAGAATCTGTAAGTTATTGAAATCCGCTGGACGAATCTTCCAACGCCAAGGAAAGACATTATTATCACCAATAATGAAAATTCCTAGTTCTCCTTTACCAGACTCAAGACGGACATAGTGTTCGCCCTTGGGAATCTTGAAGGTAGGGGCAATTTTCTTGCCCACAAACTGATAATCGAAGTCGTTCCACTGGGATTTGCGACCCTCTGCCATCCGCTTGGCTTCTAGGTTTTCGTAAGGACCACCGGGAAGTCCTTTTAAGGCTTGACGGATAATCTTAACAGACTCCCGCATTTCCCTAATCCGCACCACATACCGGGCAAAACAATCACCCCCGGTTTCCCAGTGTACTTCCCAATCGAAGTCGTCGTAGCATTCGTAGTGGTCAACTTTGCGTAAGTCCCACTTGACTCCAGAACCTCGTAGCATCGGGCCAGAAAGTCCCCAGTTAATCGCTTCTTCCCGACTAATGGTACCGACACCTTCAACTCGACGGCGGAAGATAGGGTTGTTGGTGATTAACCGTTCGTACTCATCAACTTTAGGGTCAAAGTAGTCACAGAAGTCTTCGCACTTATCTATCCATCCATAGGGTAGGTCAACAGCAACTCCACCAATACGGAAGTAGTTGTTGTTAATTAACCGTTGTCCAGTGGCAGCTTCCCATAGGTCATAAATCATCTCCCTTTCCCGGAAGATGTAGAAGAATGGGGTTTGGGCACCCACATCTGCTAGGAATGGTCCAAGCCACAGCAGGTGATTGGCAATCCGATTCAACTCCAGCATGATCACACGGATGTAGCTGGCACGTTTGGGTACCGGAATATCTGCTAATTTCTCTGGGGCATTGACTGTAATTGCCTCGTTGAACATCCCTGCTGCATAGTCCCATCGGCTCACGTAAGGGACATACATAATGTTAGTGCGATTCTCGGCAATTTTCTCCATGCCTCGATGCAGGTAGCCAATTACCGGCTCACAATCTATCACATCCTCCCCATCCAGGGTGACAATTAAGCGGAGAACGCCGTGCATGGAGGGATGGTGGGGACCCATGTTGATCACCATGGGTTCGGTTCTGGTCTCGATCTTTGCCATATTTTGATTAATTGCCCCAACTATTAGCTGCTAGCTGTTAGCCGCTAGCTATTAGCTTACCAAAACAGAGGCAGGAAGGTGGCCTATCTTGTTAACTCTAACAATGCCAGCAAAATTTGATATTCTTAATTAAAACTGTTAATTCCTGTTTAAGCACCTTCTTTCCAATGCCTAGGTTAACGGGAATTGCTACGTAGAAGTTCGGTTCTACGATCCTTAAACTATCAGCAATCACATTACCATCATTATCAAAGGAGTTGATAGTTTGAATTACTGCACTAGCTGTGCATCGGGGGTGGATTGTGGTGCCAAGGTGGTTATTACCAAGTATAAGTGAAATTTTATCCCAAAAGGAATTAATTGGAAGCGATGACAAGGTTGCTGTTTCAGTAGAGCAAGCAACTGTGATTGAAACTTGTTCAGTAGGTACTAGCAGTCACAGGACAAGAGAAGGGGCTAACCCCAAGCATAGGGCAGAAGCAGCTAAAGCTCAACGGGAATGGCAAAGTGCGATCGCTACCTTGGAACAGTTGCTGTTGCCAGGGGTTTCAGGCAACCGATCAACAAGCCATAATCCCGAACACTCCTCGAAGCAAGGACTAATTCTAGCTGGTCCTGCTCCAGTCTTAAGTGATCGAGAGCTACTGGCAAGTTTCGAAACTGGGATTTTTACGAACGACGCCTTTAATCCCTGGGCTTTTATGCCCTTCCAGCTACCTCCAGCTCAACCTGAGACTACTCCATTTGTAGAAAATACGACCTACAGGTTACCCCTGTTTCCAGGAGACCCCTTAGCTAAGGAGCAGTTTTGTTTAGTTTTTACCAAAGACTTTAGCTTAGTCATGGTCTCTGGGGAAGACCAGTTTGGCCTTCCAGGCTTTCAATTCTCCTTTGACCCAGAGGATATCCAACGTGTTTGGGCATCACTGCGCCATAGACTATTACTGAGCAGTTCTCATCATCTGAGGCAGTTGGAAGCTTTAATCGAAAAATTTGTGCCAAAGCCCCCCGATTACCGCATTGTAATGAACTTTGGTCGTGGGCTTCTGAAGAATTTACCAGAACTGCCTTTAGTAGAACTGAGCCAGACTATACCGGTTACAATATCCGAGTCAACAATGGTTCAGCCAAGACCAAATCAGCATCAGAGGGATAGGGTCAAAACTGGTAGTCACTCACAAAATGGGTCTTCTAGTACACCCTTTGCCAAGAAACAGAAAGGAAGTGAGCCTAACTGGCAACGATTGGTGAAAAATGAAGCGCGAGGCTTTCCTAGAATCTCTGCTGTTCAGCCAAAAGAAAATTCTGAAGCTACACCTGACCTTGAGTTGCTCCGAGCTCTGACCCATGAAATCCGGACACCCCTAACTACAATTCACACCCTGACTAAACTACTGCTTAGACGTCGTGACTTACCTCCAGAAGTTATGCGGCGTATAGAAATTATTGACCATGAGTGTAGCGAACAAATCAACCGCATGGAGTTGATTTTCCGGGCAGTAGAATTAGAAACCACAGCAGCCAAGCAAACCCCTGTTAGCCTGACTTGTATATCTCTGGCTCGGGTTTTTCACAACAGCATCCCCCGCTGGCAAAAACAAGCACAGCGGCGTAATTTAACCCTAGATGTAGTCTTACCGCAACAGTTGCCAACAGTGGTCAGTCATCCCGCTTTGCTAGATCAGGTACTAACTGGCTTGATGGAAAATTTCACCCGGTCTATTCCAACAGGGGGTCATATCCAGTTACAGGTTACACCTGCTGGAAACCAGCTGAAGTTACAATTCCAGTCTCAGATTAATCGGGAAACAATCGCTGACGACCATTGCCCGACATTGAAGTCCCTTGGTCAGCTGCTGACTTTCCAGCCAGAAACGGGTAGTATCAGTTTGAATTTGAATGTGACCAAAAATCTATTCCAGGCGTTGGGTGGTAAACTAATTGTTAAGCAACGTCCCCAACAGGGTGAGGTGATGACAGTATTTTTACCGTTAGCTGACCTGGCTAAGACACCCCTGCCTGGGATTGGTTGACCATTACCTCAACGATTTTTTAAGTTTCAGAGGCAATTGGTAGCAACACTTTAAATTGGGAGCCTTGCCCAAATCGACTAACTACTGAAATCTTACCACCGCCCCGTTGTAATAACTGTTGCACAATGGTTAAACCTATCCCTGCACCAAGGTCTTCCCTTGGTGTTGACCTACCCCGATAAAAACTGTCAAAAATCTTAGGTATGTCACTTTCAGCAATGCCAATACCTGTATCACTAAATATTAGCTGAACATACTTGCCCTTACGAGTTGCCTGTACTCTAACCTTACCGCCAGAGGGAGTAAACTTTAAACTGTTGTGCAATATATTAATCACGATATGCCTCAAGCCAACCTCTGAAAACAAGACTGAGGGGAGATTGGCAGGAATGGTGTAGCCGAGCTGGATGCCTTTTTCTTGGGCGAGGGGTTGATAGGTGCTGACAATACCAGGAACAATCTCTGCTAGCTGCAACGGCAAAGTTTGATCAGTTTGGGGGTCACCCTCTAGCTGAACCAGTTCTAGTAATCCAGCCACTAAGGAATTTAAGCGATCGCATTCTTTATAAAGAAGCCCAATATAGCGTTGGCGTTGGGCGAGCTTCATTTGTGAGGCATCCAGCAGCTTCAGGGCAGTTTTCATGTTGGTTATGGGTGTCCGTAATTCCTGAG encodes:
- a CDS encoding NAD(P)H-quinone oxidoreductase subunit H produces the protein MAKIETRTEPMVINMGPHHPSMHGVLRLIVTLDGEDVIDCEPVIGYLHRGMEKIAENRTNIMYVPYVSRWDYAAGMFNEAITVNAPEKLADIPVPKRASYIRVIMLELNRIANHLLWLGPFLADVGAQTPFFYIFREREMIYDLWEAATGQRLINNNYFRIGGVAVDLPYGWIDKCEDFCDYFDPKVDEYERLITNNPIFRRRVEGVGTISREEAINWGLSGPMLRGSGVKWDLRKVDHYECYDDFDWEVHWETGGDCFARYVVRIREMRESVKIIRQALKGLPGGPYENLEAKRMAEGRKSQWNDFDYQFVGKKIAPTFKIPKGEHYVRLESGKGELGIFIIGDNNVFPWRWKIRPADFNNLQILPHILRGVKVADIMAILGSIDIIMGSVDR
- a CDS encoding HAMP domain-containing sensor histidine kinase, whose protein sequence is MPRWLLPSISEILSQKELIGSDDKVAVSVEQATVIETCSVGTSSHRTREGANPKHRAEAAKAQREWQSAIATLEQLLLPGVSGNRSTSHNPEHSSKQGLILAGPAPVLSDRELLASFETGIFTNDAFNPWAFMPFQLPPAQPETTPFVENTTYRLPLFPGDPLAKEQFCLVFTKDFSLVMVSGEDQFGLPGFQFSFDPEDIQRVWASLRHRLLLSSSHHLRQLEALIEKFVPKPPDYRIVMNFGRGLLKNLPELPLVELSQTIPVTISESTMVQPRPNQHQRDRVKTGSHSQNGSSSTPFAKKQKGSEPNWQRLVKNEARGFPRISAVQPKENSEATPDLELLRALTHEIRTPLTTIHTLTKLLLRRRDLPPEVMRRIEIIDHECSEQINRMELIFRAVELETTAAKQTPVSLTCISLARVFHNSIPRWQKQAQRRNLTLDVVLPQQLPTVVSHPALLDQVLTGLMENFTRSIPTGGHIQLQVTPAGNQLKLQFQSQINRETIADDHCPTLKSLGQLLTFQPETGSISLNLNVTKNLFQALGGKLIVKQRPQQGEVMTVFLPLADLAKTPLPGIG